A region of Plantactinospora sp. BC1 DNA encodes the following proteins:
- a CDS encoding M48 family metallopeptidase, which produces MTPRAWAGLTLVALVLLLVAATALLVPWHRPPAPRADQLSALDELDPAEVARGRAFAAALRPGGYGALAVGLVIALLLGLTPLGAKLIALVGRPFGDNWIAQAVLGGLAVVLVADLVTLPFAAWRHAVVARYGLSTQGWGGWTVDLLKSYAVSAVIGAVALLGFYTVTRLAPRWWWAFGAAGAAVLVTLLSFILPVLVEPIFNRFTPMEPGPLRTELMTLADADGVPVKDVLVADASRRTRAVNAYVSGFGPTRRIVVYDTLLREAPPAEVASVVAHELGHAKDRDVLTGTLTGALGAAAAVVALYLLGSSAALLRAAGVDSVAEPRAFPLLLALVTVAGLVATPAQAWVSRQVEARADAHALALTGDPGSFEAMQRRLSSVNLADPDPPRWEYLFRASHPSTVERMAAARAYARGAGG; this is translated from the coding sequence ATGACGCCGCGTGCCTGGGCCGGGCTGACCCTCGTCGCTCTCGTACTGCTGCTCGTCGCCGCCACCGCGCTGCTGGTGCCGTGGCACCGCCCACCCGCGCCCCGCGCCGATCAGCTCTCCGCGCTCGACGAGTTGGATCCGGCCGAGGTGGCCCGGGGGAGGGCCTTCGCCGCCGCGCTGCGCCCGGGTGGCTACGGCGCGCTGGCCGTCGGGCTGGTGATCGCCCTGCTGCTCGGCCTCACCCCGCTCGGCGCGAAGCTGATCGCCCTGGTCGGGCGCCCCTTCGGTGACAACTGGATTGCCCAGGCCGTGCTCGGCGGCCTGGCCGTGGTGCTGGTGGCCGACCTGGTCACCCTGCCGTTCGCCGCCTGGCGGCACGCGGTGGTGGCCCGCTACGGGCTCTCCACCCAGGGCTGGGGCGGCTGGACGGTCGACCTGCTCAAGTCGTACGCGGTCAGTGCCGTGATCGGCGCGGTGGCGCTGCTCGGCTTCTACACGGTGACCCGGCTGGCCCCGAGGTGGTGGTGGGCGTTCGGGGCGGCCGGCGCGGCGGTGCTGGTCACGCTCCTCTCGTTCATATTGCCGGTGCTGGTGGAGCCGATCTTCAACCGGTTCACCCCGATGGAGCCGGGACCGCTGCGCACCGAGCTGATGACGCTGGCCGACGCCGACGGCGTACCGGTGAAGGACGTGCTGGTCGCGGATGCCTCCCGGCGGACCCGGGCGGTCAACGCGTACGTCTCCGGGTTCGGTCCGACCCGGCGGATCGTCGTCTACGACACCCTGCTGCGCGAGGCGCCGCCGGCCGAGGTGGCGAGCGTGGTCGCGCACGAGTTGGGCCACGCGAAGGACCGGGACGTGCTGACCGGCACCCTCACCGGTGCGCTCGGCGCGGCGGCGGCGGTCGTCGCGCTCTACCTGCTCGGCTCGTCGGCCGCGCTGTTGCGGGCCGCCGGAGTCGACTCGGTGGCCGAGCCACGGGCGTTTCCGCTGCTGCTGGCCCTGGTGACGGTGGCCGGTCTGGTGGCGACGCCGGCACAGGCCTGGGTCTCCCGGCAGGTCGAGGCGCGGGCCGACGCGCACGCCCTGGCGCTGACCGGTGACCCGGGCTCGTTCGAGGCGATGCAGCGGCGGCTCTCCAGCGTCAACCTCGCCGACCCCGATCCGCCCCGGTGGGAGTACCTCTTCCGGGCGAGTCATCCATCCACAGTGGAGCGCATGGCCGCGGCCCGCGCGTACGCCCGAGGAGCCGGCGGTTGA
- a CDS encoding glycosyltransferase family 4 protein, translating to MTRTLLVTNDFPPRPGGIQSFVHGLAVRQPPGSVVVYASTWRGADKFDADQPFEVVREPTGVLLPTRHVARRAAELARSYDCDTVWFGAAAPLGLLAAGLRRRAGIGRVVAQTHGHEVGWAALPGARSALRRIGDGVDVTTYLGEYTRVRLDRVLRGRTELRRLAPGVDVDVYHPDVDGAEIRARHGLADRPVVVCVSRLVPRKGQDALIRALPEIRRRVPGAALLVVGGGPYRATLEKLARRAGVAGDVVFTGSVPTAELPAHYAAGDVYAMPCRTRNGGLDVEGLGIVYLEASATGLPVVAGNSGGAPDAVREGETGYVVDGRDVGQLADRVATLLADPELSRRMGAAGRAWVEREWRWERQARRMTEVLTG from the coding sequence TTGACCAGGACTCTGCTCGTCACCAACGACTTTCCGCCGCGCCCCGGTGGGATCCAGTCCTTCGTGCACGGCCTCGCCGTCCGGCAGCCACCCGGATCCGTGGTGGTCTACGCCTCGACCTGGCGCGGTGCCGACAAGTTCGACGCCGACCAGCCGTTCGAGGTGGTACGCGAGCCGACCGGCGTACTGCTGCCGACCCGGCACGTCGCGCGGCGGGCGGCGGAGCTGGCCCGGTCCTACGACTGCGACACCGTCTGGTTCGGCGCGGCGGCCCCGTTGGGGTTGCTCGCCGCCGGGCTGCGTCGCCGCGCCGGTATCGGTCGGGTGGTGGCCCAGACCCACGGCCACGAGGTCGGCTGGGCGGCGCTGCCGGGTGCCCGGTCGGCGCTGCGCCGGATCGGTGACGGCGTCGACGTCACGACCTATCTGGGGGAATACACCCGGGTACGGCTGGACCGGGTGCTGCGCGGCCGCACCGAGCTGCGCCGGCTGGCGCCCGGGGTGGACGTCGACGTCTACCACCCGGACGTGGACGGGGCCGAGATCCGGGCCCGGCACGGCCTGGCCGACCGGCCGGTGGTGGTCTGCGTCTCCCGGCTGGTGCCGCGCAAGGGGCAGGACGCGCTGATCCGGGCGCTGCCGGAGATCCGTCGCCGGGTGCCGGGGGCGGCACTGCTGGTGGTCGGCGGCGGACCGTACCGGGCGACGCTGGAGAAGCTCGCCCGGCGGGCGGGAGTCGCCGGTGATGTCGTCTTCACCGGCTCGGTGCCGACCGCCGAACTGCCGGCGCACTACGCGGCCGGGGACGTCTACGCGATGCCGTGCCGGACCCGCAACGGCGGGCTGGACGTGGAGGGCCTGGGCATCGTCTATCTGGAGGCATCCGCGACCGGGCTGCCGGTGGTGGCCGGAAACTCCGGCGGCGCCCCGGACGCGGTCCGGGAGGGCGAGACCGGGTACGTCGTCGACGGCCGTGACGTCGGCCAGCTCGCCGACCGGGTGGCGACGCTGCTCGCCGACCCGGAGCTGTCCCGCCGGATGGGTGCGGCCGGACGCGCCTGGGTGGAGCGGGAGTGGCGCTGGGAGCGGCAGGCACGGCGGATGACGGAAGTGCTGACCGGCTGA
- a CDS encoding DEDD exonuclease domain-containing protein codes for MVSPQYVQGTLDGLPDGTPGADGWPDEATSLRQTTFVVLDLETTGGAPDGGGITEIGAVKVRGGEELGVLATLVNPGEPIPPFITVLTGITQAMLLPAPPVEEVLPSLLEFLRGAVLVAHNAPYDVGFLKAACARHGYTWPNPRVLDTAALARRVLTRDEVPNRKLGTLAAYFRTPHQPSHRALADAKATVDVLHGLIARLGGHRVETLGDAIEFAKAVTPTQRRKRHLAEGLPRVPGVYIFRAADDRPLYVGTSGDIATRVRSYFTAAEKRARISEMLAAAERVEAIECAHPLEAEVRELRLIGAHAPPYNRRSKFPERVVWLKLTSEPYPRLSLVRSLGPDDAAYLGPFSSRRSAELAAAGVHDAVPLRQCTPRLSVRTTSPACALAELGRCPAPCEHRISVDEYAHRAVEPVRSALADDPQVLVDALLARIGVLSDAQRYEEAAVVRSRLAAVLRATVRMQRLVGLTRIGELAAARRAADGGWEIAVVRHGRLAGAGTAAPGVPPRRVLDLVRATAETVLPGHGPVPNASAEESERILSWLERPDTRLVETSAGWASPARGAGRFRDLLVRAEAASSRQLPTERT; via the coding sequence GTGGTCTCACCTCAATATGTCCAGGGCACGCTGGACGGCCTGCCGGACGGCACTCCCGGCGCGGACGGCTGGCCCGACGAGGCGACGTCACTGCGGCAGACCACCTTCGTGGTGCTCGACCTGGAGACCACCGGTGGCGCCCCGGACGGCGGCGGGATCACCGAGATCGGCGCGGTCAAGGTGCGCGGCGGCGAGGAGCTGGGCGTGCTGGCCACCCTGGTCAACCCGGGTGAGCCGATTCCGCCGTTCATCACCGTGCTGACCGGGATCACCCAGGCGATGCTGCTGCCGGCCCCGCCGGTCGAGGAGGTGCTGCCCAGCCTGCTGGAGTTCCTCCGGGGTGCGGTGCTGGTCGCGCACAACGCCCCCTACGACGTGGGCTTCCTCAAGGCGGCCTGTGCCCGGCACGGCTACACCTGGCCGAACCCCCGGGTGCTCGACACGGCGGCGCTGGCCCGCCGGGTGCTCACCCGGGACGAGGTGCCCAACCGCAAGCTCGGCACCCTGGCGGCCTACTTCCGCACCCCGCACCAGCCGAGCCACCGGGCGCTGGCCGACGCCAAGGCCACCGTGGACGTGCTGCACGGGTTGATCGCCCGGCTCGGCGGGCACCGGGTGGAGACCCTCGGCGACGCGATCGAGTTCGCCAAGGCGGTCACCCCGACCCAGCGCCGCAAGCGGCACCTGGCCGAGGGGCTGCCCAGGGTGCCGGGGGTCTACATCTTCCGGGCCGCCGACGACCGGCCGCTCTACGTCGGCACCTCCGGGGACATCGCCACCCGGGTGCGCAGCTACTTCACCGCCGCCGAGAAGCGGGCCCGGATCTCGGAGATGCTGGCCGCCGCCGAGCGGGTCGAGGCGATCGAGTGTGCCCATCCGCTGGAGGCGGAGGTGCGCGAGCTGCGGCTGATCGGCGCGCACGCCCCGCCGTACAACCGCCGGTCGAAGTTTCCGGAGCGGGTGGTCTGGCTCAAGTTGACCTCGGAGCCGTACCCGCGGTTGTCCCTGGTCAGGTCGTTGGGCCCGGACGACGCGGCCTATCTCGGCCCGTTCAGCTCCCGCCGCTCGGCGGAGCTGGCCGCGGCCGGGGTGCACGACGCGGTGCCGCTGCGCCAGTGCACCCCCCGGCTCTCGGTCCGGACCACCAGCCCGGCCTGCGCGCTGGCCGAGCTGGGTCGCTGCCCGGCACCCTGCGAGCACCGGATCTCGGTCGACGAGTACGCGCACCGCGCGGTCGAGCCGGTCCGCTCGGCTCTGGCCGACGACCCGCAGGTGCTGGTCGACGCGCTGCTGGCCCGGATCGGGGTGCTCTCCGACGCCCAGCGCTACGAGGAGGCGGCGGTGGTCCGGAGCCGGCTGGCGGCGGTACTCCGGGCCACCGTCCGGATGCAACGCCTGGTCGGGCTGACCCGGATCGGTGAGCTGGCCGCCGCCCGGCGGGCCGCCGACGGCGGTTGGGAGATCGCGGTGGTCCGGCACGGCCGGCTGGCCGGGGCCGGCACCGCCGCGCCGGGGGTGCCGCCCCGGAGGGTGCTCGACCTGGTCCGGGCGACCGCCGAGACGGTGCTGCCCGGGCACGGTCCGGTCCCCAACGCCTCGGCCGAGGAGTCCGAACGCATCCTGTCCTGGTTGGAGCGGCCCGACACGCGGCTGGTCGAGACATCCGCTGGTTGGGCCTCTCCGGCCAGGGGGGCGGGGCGGTTCCGTGACCTGCTGGTCCGGGCCGAGGCGGCGTCGTCGAGACAACTCCCGACCGAACGCACATAA
- a CDS encoding NYN domain-containing protein encodes MPRAEPSDDRLPEEAAQLARSERAGDPGRDGGSDEPRPAVPGTDEAEPTLVTDTSPGPGGGAAVPPAGPLTEPTGDDPIETDPIDTDPAATEPGDGEPGGGDPGGGDPGDGEPGGGDPGDGEPGDAGAADREPNDRELGDREPEPTLPEPVRARIVSLAAAALPTLPTDELPPPLRRVAKFAPNRRARLGGGPIATQLAADPLFRQRVASRVLAEAGELGSVVVSGASPAAADPVEVAALAYLTRPPGWRDLVEDAGAAVRAEADSAVVAELVREAEQRATRAEHDRAVAKVEADKLRDEVARLREELGQLREENRVLGRTLREAQAGQRRAAELLATEKGRASRAAADHEAELRRVRARLAEAEATAGAVRQTAKEARSVDDARLWLLLETIGRAAVGLRRELALDPADRLPADYVADAFAERPATANSARALDADDPARLDELLALPRAHLVVDGYNVTKRGFGDMSLEQQRKRLITGLGGIAAQTGDEVTVVFDGAERMHGLPPAPRGVRVLFSRKGETADDLIRRLVRAEPAGRPVVVVSSDREVADGVRRHGAYPLGADSLLRRLARS; translated from the coding sequence ATGCCCCGCGCCGAACCGTCCGACGACCGCCTCCCCGAGGAGGCGGCGCAGCTCGCGCGCTCTGAGCGTGCTGGCGATCCCGGGCGGGACGGCGGCAGCGACGAGCCGCGTCCGGCCGTACCCGGTACCGACGAGGCGGAACCGACGCTGGTCACCGACACATCGCCCGGCCCCGGGGGCGGAGCAGCCGTGCCGCCCGCCGGCCCGCTGACGGAGCCGACCGGCGACGACCCGATCGAGACCGACCCGATCGACACCGACCCGGCTGCTACCGAGCCCGGTGACGGTGAGCCGGGCGGCGGTGATCCGGGCGGCGGTGATCCGGGTGACGGTGAGCCGGGCGGCGGTGATCCGGGCGACGGTGAGCCGGGCGACGCTGGGGCTGCGGATCGGGAGCCGAACGATCGGGAGCTGGGGGATCGGGAGCCGGAGCCGACCCTGCCGGAGCCGGTCCGGGCCCGGATCGTCAGCCTGGCCGCCGCCGCGTTGCCGACGCTGCCCACCGACGAACTGCCGCCGCCGCTGCGCCGGGTCGCCAAGTTCGCGCCGAACCGGCGGGCCCGGCTCGGCGGCGGACCGATCGCCACCCAGCTCGCCGCCGATCCGCTGTTCCGGCAGCGGGTCGCCAGCCGGGTCCTCGCCGAGGCCGGGGAACTCGGCTCCGTGGTGGTCTCCGGTGCGAGTCCGGCCGCCGCCGATCCGGTGGAGGTCGCCGCGCTCGCCTACCTGACCCGACCGCCGGGCTGGCGTGACCTGGTCGAGGATGCCGGTGCGGCGGTCCGGGCCGAGGCCGACAGCGCCGTCGTCGCCGAACTGGTCCGCGAGGCCGAACAGCGGGCCACCCGGGCCGAGCACGACCGTGCGGTGGCGAAGGTGGAGGCCGACAAGCTGCGCGACGAGGTGGCCCGGCTCCGGGAGGAGTTGGGCCAGCTCCGCGAGGAGAACCGGGTGCTGGGCCGAACACTGCGGGAGGCGCAGGCCGGGCAGCGGCGGGCGGCCGAGCTGCTCGCCACCGAGAAGGGACGGGCCAGCCGGGCGGCGGCCGACCACGAGGCGGAGCTGCGCAGGGTACGGGCCCGGTTGGCCGAGGCCGAGGCGACCGCCGGTGCGGTCCGGCAGACCGCCAAGGAGGCCCGGTCGGTCGACGACGCCCGGCTCTGGCTGCTGCTGGAGACGATCGGCCGGGCCGCCGTCGGGCTGCGCCGGGAACTCGCCCTCGATCCCGCCGACCGGTTGCCGGCCGACTACGTCGCCGACGCGTTCGCCGAGCGTCCGGCGACGGCCAACTCGGCCCGGGCGCTGGACGCCGACGACCCGGCCCGGCTGGACGAGCTGCTGGCCCTGCCCCGCGCGCACCTGGTGGTCGACGGTTACAACGTCACCAAGCGGGGCTTCGGGGACATGTCCCTGGAGCAGCAGCGCAAGCGTCTGATCACCGGCCTGGGCGGCATCGCGGCGCAGACCGGTGACGAGGTGACGGTCGTCTTCGACGGCGCCGAGCGGATGCACGGGCTACCGCCCGCGCCGCGCGGGGTGCGGGTGCTCTTCTCCCGGAAGGGTGAGACCGCCGACGACCTGATCCGCCGGCTGGTCCGGGCCGAGCCGGCCGGGCGGCCGGTCGTGGTGGTCTCCTCCGACCGCGAGGTCGCCGATGGGGTACGCCGGCACGGCGCCTACCCGCTCGGCGCGGACTCGCTGCTCCGCCGGCTCGCCCGCTCCTGA
- a CDS encoding response regulator transcription factor: MTTSPMPTTRTKVLLVDDHDLIRKGLRHAFERDRQFEVVGEAATAAEGVRQAGALQPDVVIMDLRLPDGSGLEATRALRKSSATMGIVVLTMYAGDDQLFGALEAGASAFVPKTAPADEVVAAARHAASSPSAFTAADLAEAMKRRLAPSGPQLSPREGQVLRLLADGMSVAGIAKQLFVSESTAKTHISKLYEKLGAANRAQALMTALRLGLLEAPDAPKF, from the coding sequence ATGACCACCAGCCCCATGCCGACCACTCGGACCAAGGTCCTGCTCGTCGACGATCACGACCTGATTCGTAAGGGCCTGCGGCACGCGTTCGAGCGGGACCGGCAGTTCGAGGTCGTCGGCGAGGCCGCCACTGCCGCCGAGGGGGTCCGCCAGGCCGGCGCCCTGCAACCCGATGTAGTGATCATGGATCTCCGCCTTCCCGACGGGAGCGGGCTGGAGGCGACCCGGGCGCTGCGCAAGTCCAGCGCCACGATGGGCATCGTGGTGCTCACCATGTACGCGGGCGACGACCAGCTCTTCGGCGCCCTCGAAGCCGGTGCCAGCGCCTTCGTGCCGAAGACCGCCCCCGCCGACGAGGTCGTCGCCGCCGCCCGGCACGCGGCCTCCTCGCCGAGTGCGTTCACCGCCGCGGACCTGGCCGAGGCGATGAAGCGCCGCCTCGCCCCGTCCGGCCCGCAGCTCTCGCCCCGGGAGGGACAGGTGCTGCGCCTGCTGGCCGACGGGATGAGCGTCGCCGGCATCGCGAAGCAGCTCTTCGTCAGCGAGTCGACGGCCAAGACGCACATCTCGAAGCTCTACGAGAAGCTCGGCGCGGCCAACCGGGCCCAGGCCCTGATGACCGCGCTCCGGCTGGGCCTGCTCGAAGCGCCGGACGCCCCGAAGTTCTGA
- a CDS encoding thioredoxin family protein — MVIDAWTWQSVVVQNAALSGSVAAVATLLLAAGYGLWRRHFDGRLRRQSPTNRLSRAGFGLRSDDGSDPAADLRRQPPAAPPPRPPGADPAAGNGSTPGADPAAGNGSTPGAGVGLPVDPALLAALGVRPGASATLLQFSSAFCAPCRATRQVLADVTETLDGVRHVEVDAESQLPAVRALGIWRTPTVLLVDADGRIVQRAAGVPARAQVLAAVAPLLRRGPS; from the coding sequence ATGGTCATCGACGCCTGGACATGGCAGTCTGTAGTGGTGCAGAACGCCGCATTGAGCGGTTCCGTCGCGGCGGTGGCCACCTTGCTGCTGGCCGCCGGCTACGGCCTGTGGCGCCGCCACTTCGACGGGCGACTCCGGCGGCAGTCGCCGACCAACCGGCTCTCCCGGGCCGGCTTCGGGCTGCGGTCGGACGACGGTTCCGATCCGGCTGCCGACCTTCGGCGCCAGCCTCCTGCGGCGCCGCCACCTCGGCCGCCGGGCGCCGATCCCGCCGCCGGCAACGGCTCCACGCCGGGCGCCGATCCCGCCGCTGGCAACGGCTCCACGCCGGGCGCCGGGGTCGGACTGCCGGTCGACCCCGCACTGCTGGCCGCGCTCGGGGTCCGGCCCGGCGCCTCCGCCACCCTGCTCCAGTTCTCGTCGGCGTTCTGCGCGCCGTGCCGGGCCACCCGGCAGGTGCTGGCCGACGTCACCGAGACCCTGGACGGGGTACGACACGTGGAGGTCGACGCGGAGAGCCAGTTGCCGGCGGTACGGGCCCTGGGCATCTGGCGTACCCCCACGGTGCTGCTGGTCGACGCCGACGGGCGGATCGTGCAGCGTGCCGCCGGAGTGCCGGCCAGGGCCCAGGTCCTCGCTGCGGTGGCGCCACTGCTGCGCCGGGGACCGTCATGA
- a CDS encoding DUF4395 domain-containing protein produces MLLDPRGPRFAAVVTTLVLVVVLVTGSGWLALAQAVVFAIAAVDPRRSPYGLLFRAVLAPRLARPAELEPVAPVRFAQLLGLGFMLVAAAGYLSGATWLGLVVSCLALAAAFLNGAFGLCLGCETYLAFRRMTGRAIPARVPNPSN; encoded by the coding sequence ATGTTGCTCGACCCCCGTGGACCGCGCTTTGCCGCGGTCGTCACCACGCTCGTCCTGGTCGTCGTACTCGTCACCGGCTCGGGTTGGCTGGCGCTGGCCCAGGCGGTGGTGTTCGCGATCGCCGCCGTCGACCCGCGCCGCAGCCCGTACGGCCTGTTGTTCCGGGCCGTACTGGCGCCTCGGTTGGCCCGCCCCGCCGAGTTGGAGCCCGTGGCGCCGGTACGCTTCGCCCAGCTTCTCGGGCTCGGGTTCATGCTGGTGGCCGCCGCCGGCTATCTCTCCGGCGCCACCTGGCTGGGGCTGGTCGTCTCCTGCCTGGCGTTGGCCGCCGCCTTCCTCAACGGGGCGTTCGGGCTCTGCCTCGGCTGCGAGACCTATCTGGCGTTCCGCCGGATGACCGGCCGGGCGATCCCCGCCCGGGTACCCAATCCGTCGAACTGA